From the genome of Nasonia vitripennis strain AsymCx chromosome 1, Nvit_psr_1.1, whole genome shotgun sequence, one region includes:
- the LOC100123943 gene encoding uncharacterized protein LOC100123943 isoform X7: MVLNFRRLFGTSRPREERSSAMVLTVTEDTPADMLAGSMELLVQMPRDHQVQTQRVTVQRSTPMMDLLVQITTAHKLAASSYTLQAIGERGLVLHHQPNTPIGALDALQVKLLPKQGTFLQRKSRQTNQPFETTFRLQVHLPRNQLYVSRVSPKTNLGEILDEVCREKNLDRNKYELRHPANLAETLDLSLTLQDYHLQEVTLCPRQQSRTLMGSALSSQDIMALQKQEECRRQQAQRNSGGGVFGFMFKKSKESSVSTDSLGNRSVSPARSDETARSASPQQQQQQLMRNNFNGQQMPPNRPLRKRRPAPKPPTQGQQLESKIEQTTTVSRTQSKSASDNATTTTSVPGKDKIVISHSRNSSDSSGYHEASVLSDNPDNNGQGGRMPETLPRRGRMQGILEAPRKLAHTSQASKSLGNLAMASSQAGTLSRGVSNTSLSSAESGSSQRKKRAAPPPPIARPLPSAISTQGLERIVDSDESLTSDMDLSKPSSDIDASASKASSDIVCSSHVRGPIAEQPEDVAAVEPARVGKRACHTIIIVNRITIALAKELAPPVPKPRKVLKASPTPSAASSPVSVDPPDSRASCSPCPSASASFGLPSLTEDEREEIAMAIDSIVEAAKGHDFDSLNSNDDESLVEVVKRRMSEALDEVFVEDVKKKEDDEVSVTDVVVKAPPMFEDDSVTPTNEHDGPKEASEEVKHLESATEEAAKEVKFELADDTDSKPPSCAVISTIPKCDHVEPYTDGDFGMSLESNDSNGKKQRKVVRSQSEMSHFDFGPAEKHSRHLTTQGEAFTFALNPNLGEAATKSIEASIQAGSGIAPPTDTDILLQKVSDTLSHSLTPPSPPPTPEETSILEVPNFVANNATINSNNAAEEKVMDVKNVSNAKESRENHHQSTLASESSNNATLGSQQDTSDYVSANGEDLSIGDWEYQIPAPPSAFRDDDNESSVEEKVSVQPVREPISIEAEVHQTTTSAMKPIEPPAEPKPSPPEQKPVVKAIPSVDQVDFVRPKPPPKLVTTSPQLSTTEVLELSKKAEVISELETKINSHKPIIEPVVARDDESYAPKIAPVENNLSNFTITTYSRQKSLDIFENMEQPVHSETRVLSTFATLTRGRSIVADYAEERVWNGGIKSAQSMERVSVPLVDDRTKFAERNDMLREKVSVHRSKSYITLSSNEKFQNRANEIEKSKEEKKLDDHTNYEIKDSSKRFTSLANVNQSTNDEIPRHKEKFSQWRDNILRKQEEPSKEKQLQSLQVLKSILPQLKNAQATEENGYKSTSDNFTIKKRQEPQCEEPQETPTVSSTTPDVQLRVNRRPQEPSKRYTYGGPPAVSLGSWSERPCVNVQIKTDTDYKFGGKNNPNHSTSGAKTVVNLNGGGSHTVEEKSERMQKENGVTSQESKEPMVVHTKPVVAERDDESRVDTTSVNFRELTKAFGQDVRLRPKPPVRNPHNRLSEYLERPKPEVIASKQNGFAEPHVTTTTFNHNLRNTNGPVPPVKRYTSVVGITNNNNTVNNNNVNHIGANNNNNKVHHANGASNFRFTNGSAPKPTVTTAATKGLIQKEKEYTVPKPPTMPIITGVTLKSVNARPKSSPPMVQADPRDQLLESIRNFGGRQKLRSTAEKY, translated from the exons CACACCGATGATGGATCTGCTCGTGCAGATCACGACGGCCCACAAGCTCGCGGCCTCGAGCTACACGCTGCAGGCGATCGGCGAACGGGGCCTCGTGCTGCACCATCAACCCAACACACCGATCGGCGCCCTCGACGCTCTGCAG GTGAAATTGCTGCCGAAGCAGGGCACCTTCCTACAGCGCAAGAGCAGGCAGACTAATCAGCCCTTCGAAACGACTTTCAGATTGCAG GTGCACCTGCCGCGCAACCAGCTCTACGTGTCGAGAGTAAGCCCGAAAACGAACCTCGGAGAAATCTTGGACGAAGTGTGCCGCGAGAAGAATCTGGACCGGAATAAGTACGAGCTTCGACACCCAG CCAACCTCGCCGAAACCCTGGATCTCAGCCTAACGCTTCAGGACTACCACCTCCAAGAGGTCACTCTCTGCCCTCGCCAGCAAAGCCGAACGTTAATGGGTTCCGCCCTGAGCAGCCAAGACATCATGGCCCTTCAAAAGCAGGAAGAATGTCGTCGACAACAAGCCCAGAGAAATAGCGGTGGCGGTGTATTCGGCTTCATGTTCAAAAAGTCCAAGGAAAGCTCTGTGAGCACCGACAGTCTGGGTAACCGCAGTGTCTCGCCGGCGCGAAGCGACGAGACCGCCAGGAGCGCCAGTcctcagcagcaacagcagcagcttaTGAGGAATAATTTTAACGGTCAGCAGATGCCGCCGAATAGGCCGCTGAGGAAGAGGAGGCCAGCGCCTAAACCGCCGACTCAGGGACAGCAGCTGGAGTCGAAGATCGAG CAAACGACGACGGTTTCCCGGACGCAGTCGAAATCCGCAAGCGATAACGCCACGACCACTACGTCGGTCCCGGGCAAGGACAAGATCGTGATAAGCCACAGCCGCAACAGCAGCGACAGTTCGGGCTACCACGAGGCCTCAGTTCTGAGCGACAACCCAGACAACAATGGCCAGGGTGGTCGCATGCCTGAAACCCTGCCGAGGCGCGGACGAATGCAGGGTATACTCGAGGCGCCACGAAAGCTCGCTCACACTTCACAGGCCAGCAAGAGCCTTGGAAATCTCGCTATGGCTAGCAGTCAGGCTGGAACGCTCAGCAGGGGTGTTAGCAATACTTCTCTCAGCTCTGCTG AATCTGGCTCAA GTCAACGCAAGAAGCGCGCAGCGCCGCCCCCGCCGATCGCCCGGCCGCTGCCCTCCGCGATATCCACCCAGGGTCTCGAACGCATCGTCGATTCGGACGAGTCTCTCACCTCGGACATGGATCTGTCCAAACCCTCCTCCGACATCGATGCCTCGGCGAGCAAAGCTAGCTCCGACATCGTCTGCTCCAGTCACGTCCGCGGCCCGATAGCCGAGCAGCCCGAAGATGTAGCCGCTGTAGAACCCGCTAGAGTAGGCAAGAGAG CATGCCATACGATAATCATTGTAAATAGGATTACTATTGCTTTAGCCAAAG AACTCGCACCACCTGTGCCAAAGCCGCGCAAAGTCCTGAAAGCATCGCCTACACCATCGGCAGCCTCGTCGCCAGTGTCCGTAGATCCGCCAGACTCGAGAGCCTCCTGCAGTCCCTGTCCCTCTGCATCCGCGAGCTTCGGTCTGCCCAGTCTGACGGAGGACGAACGTGAGGAGATAGCTATGGCAATCGACTCCATAGTCGAGGCAGCCAAGGGTCATGATTTCGACTCGTTGAACAGTAACGACGATGAGAGTCTGGTTGAAGTTGTTAAGAGGAGAATGTCGGAGGCTCTAGACGAGGTATTCGTCGAAGATGTTAAGAAGAAGGAAGACGATGAGGTTTCCGTGACCGATGTGGTTGTTAAGGCGCCACCGATGTTCGAGGACGACTCTGTTACTCCCACGAACGAACATGATGGTCCTAAAGAAGCTTCGGAGGAAGTGAAACATCTTGAATCTGCAACTGAAGAAGCTGCAAAAGAGGTGAAATTCGAGCTTGCAGATGATACAGATTCGAAGCCTCCTTCGTGCGCTGTCATATCCACGATTCCTAAGTGTGACCACGTCGAACCGTATACCGACGGCGACTTTGGCATGTCTCTTGAAAGCAACGACTCCAACGGCAAAAAGCAGAGGAAGGTCGTGAGAAGCCAGTCAGAGATGAGCCACTTCGACTTTGGTCCGGCGGAGAAGCACAGTCGACACCTGACGACTCAAGGAGAGGCGTTCACTTTtgcgctgaatccgaatctaGGAGAAGCTGCTACTAAGAGCATCGAGGCGTCCATTCAAGCGGGATCAG GTATAGCGCCGCCGACAGATACGGATATTCTTCTTCAGAAAGTCTCCGATACGTTGTCGCACTCGTTGACGCCTCCATCGCCGCCGCCTACACCCGAAGAAACCTCGATTCTCGAGGTGCCGAATTTCGTCGCCAACAACGCTACGATTAATTCGAACAATGCTGCCGAGGAGAAGGTCATGGACGTGAAGAACGTGTCAAATGCTAAAG AAAGCCGCGAGAATCATCATCAGTCGACGTTGGCAAGCGAGAGCAGCAACAACGCGACTCTTGGATCGCAACAGGACACTAGCGACTACGTGTCAGCCAATGGTGAAGATCTTAGTATTGGAGACTGGGAGTATCAGATTCCTGCTCCACCAAGTGCCTTCCGAGACGACGATAATGAGTCTAGTGTCGAGGAGAAAG TTTCAGTCCAACCGGTAAGGGAGCCAATCTCTATCGAAGCCGAGGTTCACCAGACGACGACATCAGCTATGAAGCCAATCGAACCTCCAGCAGAACCCAAGCCATCACCGCCGGAGCAAAAGCCTGTCGTCAAAGCTATCCCATCAGTTGACCAAGTCGATTTCGTGCGTCCGAAACCACCGCCAAAACTTGTCACCACATCGCCACAGCTGTCTACCACAGAAGTCTTAGAACTAAGCAAAAAGGCCGAGGTAATATCCGAGCTTGAAACGAAGATTAATAGTCACAAGCCTATCATAGAACCAGTGGTAGCCAGGGACGACGAGTCTTACGCGCCCAAGATTGCACCTGTCGAGAACAATCTGTCCAACTTCACCATCACGACTTACTCGCGACAGAAGAGTCTGGACATATTCGAAAACATGGAACAACCTGTGCATAGTGAAACCAGAGTATTGAGCACATTTGCTACTCTTACAAGGGGTAGGAGTATTGTTGCAGATTATGCCGAGGAAAGAGTTTGGAACGGAGGAATCAAGAGCGCTCAAAGCATGGAGAGAGTCTCCGTGCCTCTAGTCGATGATCGAACCAAGTTTg CGGAACGAAACGATATGCTGAGGGAGAAGGTCTCAGTGCACCGATCAAAGAGTTACATCACGCTGTCGAGCAACGAGAAGTTCCAGAACCGTGCCAACGAGATCGAGAAGAgcaaggaagaaaaaaagttagaCGATCACACGAATTACGAGATCAAGGACTCGTCCAAGAGATTCACGAGCCTGGCTAATGTAAACCAGAGCACTAACGATGAGATACCTAGGCATAAGGAAAAGTTCTCCCAGTGGAGGGACAATATCCTCAGGAAGCAAGAGGAACCTTCCAAGGAAAAGCAGTTACAGTCCTTGCAG GTACTGAAGAGTATTTTACCGCAATTAAAAAATGCGCAAGCGACTGAAGAAAACGGCTACAAAAGCACCAGTGATAATTTTACCATAAAGAAAAG acAAGAGCCTCAGTGTGAAGAGCCACAGGAAACTCCAACAGTCTCCTCAACGACCCCCGACGTCCAGCTACGGGTGAACCGTCGTCCTCAAGAGCCGTCTAAGCGCTACACGTATGGTGGACCACCAGCGGTAAGTCTTGGCAGCTGGTCAGAGCGACCCTGCGTTAACGTGCAGATTAAGACCGACACAGACTACAAGTTCGGCGGTAAGAACAACCCCAACCACAGCACGTCCGGTGCCAAGACTGTAGTCAATCTGAATGGAGGAGGTAGTCACACTGTCGAGGAGAAAAGCGAGAGGATGCAAAAGGAAAATGGGGTCACATCGCAAGAGAGTAAGGAGCCGATGGTTGTGCACACAAAACCTGTCGTGGCTGAGAGGGACGATGAATCGCGCGTTGATACAACCTCG GTAAATTTCAGGGAGCTAACTAAGGCCTTTGGTCAAGATGTCCGTCTACGTCCAAAGCCGCCCGTACGCAATCCACACAACCGTCTGTCCGAGTACCTCGAACGGCCCAAGCCGGAAGTAATCGCTTCCAAACAGAACGGTTTCGCCGAGCCGCACGTCACGACGACAACATTTAACCATAATCTTCGCAATACCAATGGTCCGGTACCACCCGTCAAACGGTACACCTCCGTCGTTGGTATAACGAACAACAACAACACTGTAAATAACAATAACGTCAACCACATCGGtgccaacaacaacaacaataaggTTCATCACGCGAACGGAGCATCGAACTTTAGGTTTACTAACGGCTCAGCGCCAAAACCAACTGTCACCACTGCAGCGACAAAGGGTTTAattcagaaagaaaaagaatacaCGGTGCCAAAGCCGCCGACGATGCCGATCATTACGGGAGTTACGCTCAAAAGCGTGAACGCGCGGCCTAAGTCGAGCCCACCCATGGTCCAGGCGGATCCTAGGGATCAGCTACTGGAGTCGATCAGGAATTTTGGCGGCCGACAAAAATTGAGAAGC ACtgctgaaaaatattaa
- the LOC100123943 gene encoding uncharacterized protein LOC100123943 isoform X1 — protein sequence MLCLKKRRTYSFTQGACAEAPRQSRHRSVSSSKRDGRAEEQRYSEGIAVAVATLPRKLGPREERSSAMVLTVTEDTPADMLAGSMELLVQMPRDHQVQTQRVTVQRSTPMMDLLVQITTAHKLAASSYTLQAIGERGLVLHHQPNTPIGALDALQVKLLPKQGTFLQRKSRQTNQPFETTFRLQVHLPRNQLYVSRVSPKTNLGEILDEVCREKNLDRNKYELRHPANLAETLDLSLTLQDYHLQEVTLCPRQQSRTLMGSALSSQDIMALQKQEECRRQQAQRNSGGGVFGFMFKKSKESSVSTDSLGNRSVSPARSDETARSASPQQQQQQLMRNNFNGQQMPPNRPLRKRRPAPKPPTQGQQLESKIEQTTTVSRTQSKSASDNATTTTSVPGKDKIVISHSRNSSDSSGYHEASVLSDNPDNNGQGGRMPETLPRRGRMQGILEAPRKLAHTSQASKSLGNLAMASSQAGTLSRGVSNTSLSSAESGSSQRKKRAAPPPPIARPLPSAISTQGLERIVDSDESLTSDMDLSKPSSDIDASASKASSDIVCSSHVRGPIAEQPEDVAAVEPARVGKRACHTIIIVNRITIALAKELAPPVPKPRKVLKASPTPSAASSPVSVDPPDSRASCSPCPSASASFGLPSLTEDEREEIAMAIDSIVEAAKGHDFDSLNSNDDESLVEVVKRRMSEALDEVFVEDVKKKEDDEVSVTDVVVKAPPMFEDDSVTPTNEHDGPKEASEEVKHLESATEEAAKEVKFELADDTDSKPPSCAVISTIPKCDHVEPYTDGDFGMSLESNDSNGKKQRKVVRSQSEMSHFDFGPAEKHSRHLTTQGEAFTFALNPNLGEAATKSIEASIQAGSGIAPPTDTDILLQKVSDTLSHSLTPPSPPPTPEETSILEVPNFVANNATINSNNAAEEKVMDVKNVSNAKESRENHHQSTLASESSNNATLGSQQDTSDYVSANGEDLSIGDWEYQIPAPPSAFRDDDNESSVEEKVSVQPVREPISIEAEVHQTTTSAMKPIEPPAEPKPSPPEQKPVVKAIPSVDQVDFVRPKPPPKLVTTSPQLSTTEVLELSKKAEVISELETKINSHKPIIEPVVARDDESYAPKIAPVENNLSNFTITTYSRQKSLDIFENMEQPVHSETRVLSTFATLTRGRSIVADYAEERVWNGGIKSAQSMERVSVPLVDDRTKFAERNDMLREKVSVHRSKSYITLSSNEKFQNRANEIEKSKEEKKLDDHTNYEIKDSSKRFTSLANVNQSTNDEIPRHKEKFSQWRDNILRKQEEPSKEKQLQSLQVLKSILPQLKNAQATEENGYKSTSDNFTIKKRQEPQCEEPQETPTVSSTTPDVQLRVNRRPQEPSKRYTYGGPPAVSLGSWSERPCVNVQIKTDTDYKFGGKNNPNHSTSGAKTVVNLNGGGSHTVEEKSERMQKENGVTSQESKEPMVVHTKPVVAERDDESRVDTTSVNFRELTKAFGQDVRLRPKPPVRNPHNRLSEYLERPKPEVIASKQNGFAEPHVTTTTFNHNLRNTNGPVPPVKRYTSVVGITNNNNTVNNNNVNHIGANNNNNKVHHANGASNFRFTNGSAPKPTVTTAATKGLIQKEKEYTVPKPPTMPIITGVTLKSVNARPKSSPPMVQADPRDQLLESIRNFGGRQKLRSTAEKY from the exons CACACCGATGATGGATCTGCTCGTGCAGATCACGACGGCCCACAAGCTCGCGGCCTCGAGCTACACGCTGCAGGCGATCGGCGAACGGGGCCTCGTGCTGCACCATCAACCCAACACACCGATCGGCGCCCTCGACGCTCTGCAG GTGAAATTGCTGCCGAAGCAGGGCACCTTCCTACAGCGCAAGAGCAGGCAGACTAATCAGCCCTTCGAAACGACTTTCAGATTGCAG GTGCACCTGCCGCGCAACCAGCTCTACGTGTCGAGAGTAAGCCCGAAAACGAACCTCGGAGAAATCTTGGACGAAGTGTGCCGCGAGAAGAATCTGGACCGGAATAAGTACGAGCTTCGACACCCAG CCAACCTCGCCGAAACCCTGGATCTCAGCCTAACGCTTCAGGACTACCACCTCCAAGAGGTCACTCTCTGCCCTCGCCAGCAAAGCCGAACGTTAATGGGTTCCGCCCTGAGCAGCCAAGACATCATGGCCCTTCAAAAGCAGGAAGAATGTCGTCGACAACAAGCCCAGAGAAATAGCGGTGGCGGTGTATTCGGCTTCATGTTCAAAAAGTCCAAGGAAAGCTCTGTGAGCACCGACAGTCTGGGTAACCGCAGTGTCTCGCCGGCGCGAAGCGACGAGACCGCCAGGAGCGCCAGTcctcagcagcaacagcagcagcttaTGAGGAATAATTTTAACGGTCAGCAGATGCCGCCGAATAGGCCGCTGAGGAAGAGGAGGCCAGCGCCTAAACCGCCGACTCAGGGACAGCAGCTGGAGTCGAAGATCGAG CAAACGACGACGGTTTCCCGGACGCAGTCGAAATCCGCAAGCGATAACGCCACGACCACTACGTCGGTCCCGGGCAAGGACAAGATCGTGATAAGCCACAGCCGCAACAGCAGCGACAGTTCGGGCTACCACGAGGCCTCAGTTCTGAGCGACAACCCAGACAACAATGGCCAGGGTGGTCGCATGCCTGAAACCCTGCCGAGGCGCGGACGAATGCAGGGTATACTCGAGGCGCCACGAAAGCTCGCTCACACTTCACAGGCCAGCAAGAGCCTTGGAAATCTCGCTATGGCTAGCAGTCAGGCTGGAACGCTCAGCAGGGGTGTTAGCAATACTTCTCTCAGCTCTGCTG AATCTGGCTCAA GTCAACGCAAGAAGCGCGCAGCGCCGCCCCCGCCGATCGCCCGGCCGCTGCCCTCCGCGATATCCACCCAGGGTCTCGAACGCATCGTCGATTCGGACGAGTCTCTCACCTCGGACATGGATCTGTCCAAACCCTCCTCCGACATCGATGCCTCGGCGAGCAAAGCTAGCTCCGACATCGTCTGCTCCAGTCACGTCCGCGGCCCGATAGCCGAGCAGCCCGAAGATGTAGCCGCTGTAGAACCCGCTAGAGTAGGCAAGAGAG CATGCCATACGATAATCATTGTAAATAGGATTACTATTGCTTTAGCCAAAG AACTCGCACCACCTGTGCCAAAGCCGCGCAAAGTCCTGAAAGCATCGCCTACACCATCGGCAGCCTCGTCGCCAGTGTCCGTAGATCCGCCAGACTCGAGAGCCTCCTGCAGTCCCTGTCCCTCTGCATCCGCGAGCTTCGGTCTGCCCAGTCTGACGGAGGACGAACGTGAGGAGATAGCTATGGCAATCGACTCCATAGTCGAGGCAGCCAAGGGTCATGATTTCGACTCGTTGAACAGTAACGACGATGAGAGTCTGGTTGAAGTTGTTAAGAGGAGAATGTCGGAGGCTCTAGACGAGGTATTCGTCGAAGATGTTAAGAAGAAGGAAGACGATGAGGTTTCCGTGACCGATGTGGTTGTTAAGGCGCCACCGATGTTCGAGGACGACTCTGTTACTCCCACGAACGAACATGATGGTCCTAAAGAAGCTTCGGAGGAAGTGAAACATCTTGAATCTGCAACTGAAGAAGCTGCAAAAGAGGTGAAATTCGAGCTTGCAGATGATACAGATTCGAAGCCTCCTTCGTGCGCTGTCATATCCACGATTCCTAAGTGTGACCACGTCGAACCGTATACCGACGGCGACTTTGGCATGTCTCTTGAAAGCAACGACTCCAACGGCAAAAAGCAGAGGAAGGTCGTGAGAAGCCAGTCAGAGATGAGCCACTTCGACTTTGGTCCGGCGGAGAAGCACAGTCGACACCTGACGACTCAAGGAGAGGCGTTCACTTTtgcgctgaatccgaatctaGGAGAAGCTGCTACTAAGAGCATCGAGGCGTCCATTCAAGCGGGATCAG GTATAGCGCCGCCGACAGATACGGATATTCTTCTTCAGAAAGTCTCCGATACGTTGTCGCACTCGTTGACGCCTCCATCGCCGCCGCCTACACCCGAAGAAACCTCGATTCTCGAGGTGCCGAATTTCGTCGCCAACAACGCTACGATTAATTCGAACAATGCTGCCGAGGAGAAGGTCATGGACGTGAAGAACGTGTCAAATGCTAAAG AAAGCCGCGAGAATCATCATCAGTCGACGTTGGCAAGCGAGAGCAGCAACAACGCGACTCTTGGATCGCAACAGGACACTAGCGACTACGTGTCAGCCAATGGTGAAGATCTTAGTATTGGAGACTGGGAGTATCAGATTCCTGCTCCACCAAGTGCCTTCCGAGACGACGATAATGAGTCTAGTGTCGAGGAGAAAG TTTCAGTCCAACCGGTAAGGGAGCCAATCTCTATCGAAGCCGAGGTTCACCAGACGACGACATCAGCTATGAAGCCAATCGAACCTCCAGCAGAACCCAAGCCATCACCGCCGGAGCAAAAGCCTGTCGTCAAAGCTATCCCATCAGTTGACCAAGTCGATTTCGTGCGTCCGAAACCACCGCCAAAACTTGTCACCACATCGCCACAGCTGTCTACCACAGAAGTCTTAGAACTAAGCAAAAAGGCCGAGGTAATATCCGAGCTTGAAACGAAGATTAATAGTCACAAGCCTATCATAGAACCAGTGGTAGCCAGGGACGACGAGTCTTACGCGCCCAAGATTGCACCTGTCGAGAACAATCTGTCCAACTTCACCATCACGACTTACTCGCGACAGAAGAGTCTGGACATATTCGAAAACATGGAACAACCTGTGCATAGTGAAACCAGAGTATTGAGCACATTTGCTACTCTTACAAGGGGTAGGAGTATTGTTGCAGATTATGCCGAGGAAAGAGTTTGGAACGGAGGAATCAAGAGCGCTCAAAGCATGGAGAGAGTCTCCGTGCCTCTAGTCGATGATCGAACCAAGTTTg CGGAACGAAACGATATGCTGAGGGAGAAGGTCTCAGTGCACCGATCAAAGAGTTACATCACGCTGTCGAGCAACGAGAAGTTCCAGAACCGTGCCAACGAGATCGAGAAGAgcaaggaagaaaaaaagttagaCGATCACACGAATTACGAGATCAAGGACTCGTCCAAGAGATTCACGAGCCTGGCTAATGTAAACCAGAGCACTAACGATGAGATACCTAGGCATAAGGAAAAGTTCTCCCAGTGGAGGGACAATATCCTCAGGAAGCAAGAGGAACCTTCCAAGGAAAAGCAGTTACAGTCCTTGCAG GTACTGAAGAGTATTTTACCGCAATTAAAAAATGCGCAAGCGACTGAAGAAAACGGCTACAAAAGCACCAGTGATAATTTTACCATAAAGAAAAG acAAGAGCCTCAGTGTGAAGAGCCACAGGAAACTCCAACAGTCTCCTCAACGACCCCCGACGTCCAGCTACGGGTGAACCGTCGTCCTCAAGAGCCGTCTAAGCGCTACACGTATGGTGGACCACCAGCGGTAAGTCTTGGCAGCTGGTCAGAGCGACCCTGCGTTAACGTGCAGATTAAGACCGACACAGACTACAAGTTCGGCGGTAAGAACAACCCCAACCACAGCACGTCCGGTGCCAAGACTGTAGTCAATCTGAATGGAGGAGGTAGTCACACTGTCGAGGAGAAAAGCGAGAGGATGCAAAAGGAAAATGGGGTCACATCGCAAGAGAGTAAGGAGCCGATGGTTGTGCACACAAAACCTGTCGTGGCTGAGAGGGACGATGAATCGCGCGTTGATACAACCTCG GTAAATTTCAGGGAGCTAACTAAGGCCTTTGGTCAAGATGTCCGTCTACGTCCAAAGCCGCCCGTACGCAATCCACACAACCGTCTGTCCGAGTACCTCGAACGGCCCAAGCCGGAAGTAATCGCTTCCAAACAGAACGGTTTCGCCGAGCCGCACGTCACGACGACAACATTTAACCATAATCTTCGCAATACCAATGGTCCGGTACCACCCGTCAAACGGTACACCTCCGTCGTTGGTATAACGAACAACAACAACACTGTAAATAACAATAACGTCAACCACATCGGtgccaacaacaacaacaataaggTTCATCACGCGAACGGAGCATCGAACTTTAGGTTTACTAACGGCTCAGCGCCAAAACCAACTGTCACCACTGCAGCGACAAAGGGTTTAattcagaaagaaaaagaatacaCGGTGCCAAAGCCGCCGACGATGCCGATCATTACGGGAGTTACGCTCAAAAGCGTGAACGCGCGGCCTAAGTCGAGCCCACCCATGGTCCAGGCGGATCCTAGGGATCAGCTACTGGAGTCGATCAGGAATTTTGGCGGCCGACAAAAATTGAGAAGC ACtgctgaaaaatattaa